One genomic segment of Streptomyces sp. NBC_00239 includes these proteins:
- a CDS encoding Cof-type HAD-IIB family hydrolase, which translates to MSEDGCVTAAQHLPAPRLIATDLDGTLLRDDKSVSERTVAALAAAEEAGIEVFFVTGRPARWMGVVSDHVHGHGLAICANGAAVVDLHAGRKFIEVRSLPRPVALGVVRALREAAPGTSFAVELTTGINYEPTYPPFFQDPGANVATAEKLLAEEAPDTAAPVLKLLAHHPELAPDAFLALARATAGEYASITRSSPTALLEISGLGVSKASTLALCCAERGISADEVVAFGDMPNDVEMLTWAGTSYAMGNAHPDVIAAASGRTVANNEDGVAVVIERILAERAAATDA; encoded by the coding sequence ATGAGTGAAGATGGCTGTGTGACCGCAGCTCAGCACCTCCCCGCCCCCCGGCTGATCGCCACCGACCTCGACGGAACGCTGCTGCGTGACGACAAATCGGTCTCGGAACGCACCGTGGCGGCCCTCGCCGCCGCCGAGGAGGCCGGGATCGAGGTCTTCTTCGTGACCGGACGGCCGGCCCGCTGGATGGGCGTGGTCAGCGACCACGTGCACGGACACGGCCTGGCCATCTGCGCGAACGGCGCCGCCGTCGTCGACCTGCACGCCGGACGGAAGTTCATCGAGGTGCGGTCCCTGCCCCGACCGGTCGCGCTGGGCGTCGTACGGGCACTGCGGGAGGCCGCCCCCGGCACCTCCTTCGCGGTCGAGCTGACCACGGGCATCAACTACGAGCCCACGTACCCGCCGTTCTTCCAGGATCCCGGGGCCAACGTCGCCACCGCCGAGAAGCTCCTCGCCGAGGAGGCTCCCGACACCGCCGCCCCCGTGCTCAAGCTGCTCGCACACCACCCGGAACTCGCCCCGGACGCGTTCCTCGCCCTGGCCCGCGCCACCGCCGGCGAATACGCCTCGATCACCCGCTCCAGCCCCACCGCGCTGCTGGAGATCAGCGGGCTCGGCGTCTCCAAGGCGAGCACCCTGGCGCTGTGCTGCGCCGAGCGCGGGATCTCCGCCGACGAGGTCGTCGCGTTCGGCGACATGCCCAACGACGTGGAAATGCTGACCTGGGCCGGCACCTCGTACGCGATGGGCAACGCCCACCCCGACGTGATCGCCGCAGCCTCGGGCCGTACGGTCGCCAACAACGAGGACGGCGTCGCGGTCGTCATCGAGCGCATCCTCGCCGAACGCGCGGCCGCCACCGACGCGTAA
- a CDS encoding sensor histidine kinase — protein MSLQESPQPPDPLEAATRATRSLQGLSTELTARVPQLLEAMRSVGTGLELHSTLDRICETAAELADARYAAIGVVDTEGRGLSDFVTYGIDPERARLIGHRPDGHRGLLGALIRDPEPVRLADLTDDPRSAGFPPHHPPMKSFLGVPIRVQGEIFGNLYLAEKRGGEFNDYDLHMVRVLATEAGIAIGNARLYEAATQRERWIDGSVAVTTALLSGGDADDALTVVAEQARHLADSAAGIVLLPAEEGAMEIVAVSSDNPASSLGVLIPAESPIVTRLMAGEPVFVDDAASDPRMTNNLTRQYGPCMMLPLHSGGRVLGALVTPRARGKRPFSESERTLATQFASQAALALMMAEAQRDRERLAVFEDRDRIARDLHDLVIQRLFATGMMLEGAQRRSIVPEVRDGVGKAVDELDVTIQEIRTAIFALQQGPAEAPSGLRTRVLREINMAAVPLGFKPAHRFLGAVDAVVGELVGKNLIAALREALSNAFRHAEASRIEVVLDAAATLADGRPAVRLEVADDGVGIPEGGRRSGLRNLRRRAESLGGASWYGPGLGEDGGGTTLVWEAPL, from the coding sequence ATGTCACTGCAGGAGTCGCCGCAACCGCCGGATCCCCTCGAAGCCGCCACCCGGGCGACGCGGAGCCTGCAGGGCCTGTCCACCGAGCTCACCGCCCGCGTCCCGCAGCTGCTGGAGGCGATGCGGTCGGTCGGCACCGGGCTTGAGCTGCACTCCACGCTGGACCGGATCTGTGAGACGGCCGCCGAGCTGGCCGACGCCCGGTACGCGGCGATCGGCGTGGTCGACACCGAGGGTCGGGGCCTGTCGGACTTCGTCACGTACGGCATCGACCCGGAGCGGGCCCGGCTGATCGGACACCGTCCCGACGGTCACCGAGGGCTGCTCGGCGCGCTGATCCGCGACCCGGAGCCGGTCCGGCTGGCCGACCTGACGGACGATCCGCGGTCGGCCGGCTTCCCGCCGCACCACCCGCCCATGAAGAGCTTCCTCGGTGTCCCGATCCGGGTCCAGGGCGAGATCTTCGGCAACCTCTACCTCGCCGAGAAGCGCGGCGGCGAGTTCAACGACTACGACCTCCACATGGTCCGCGTGCTCGCCACCGAGGCCGGCATCGCCATCGGGAACGCCCGCCTGTACGAGGCGGCCACCCAGCGCGAGCGGTGGATCGACGGCTCGGTGGCCGTCACCACCGCCCTGCTGTCGGGCGGCGACGCGGACGACGCGCTGACCGTGGTCGCCGAGCAGGCCCGCCATCTCGCGGACTCGGCCGCGGGCATCGTGCTCCTTCCCGCCGAGGAGGGCGCGATGGAGATCGTCGCCGTCTCCTCGGACAACCCCGCGTCCTCGCTCGGCGTGCTCATCCCGGCGGAGAGCCCCATCGTGACCCGGCTGATGGCCGGCGAGCCGGTCTTCGTGGACGACGCCGCCAGCGACCCCCGCATGACCAACAACCTGACCCGTCAGTACGGGCCCTGCATGATGCTGCCGCTGCACAGCGGGGGCCGGGTGCTGGGCGCCCTGGTGACCCCGCGGGCCCGCGGCAAGCGGCCCTTCAGCGAGTCGGAGCGGACGCTCGCCACGCAGTTCGCCTCGCAGGCGGCGCTCGCCCTGATGATGGCCGAGGCGCAGCGGGACCGGGAGCGGCTCGCCGTGTTCGAGGACCGGGACCGGATCGCCCGCGACCTGCACGACCTGGTGATCCAGCGGCTGTTCGCCACCGGGATGATGCTGGAGGGCGCCCAGCGCCGGTCGATCGTGCCCGAGGTGCGGGACGGCGTCGGCAAGGCCGTGGACGAACTCGACGTCACGATCCAGGAGATCCGCACGGCGATCTTCGCGCTGCAGCAGGGCCCGGCGGAGGCACCGTCCGGGCTGCGCACCCGGGTGCTGCGGGAGATCAACATGGCGGCGGTGCCGCTCGGCTTCAAGCCTGCGCACCGGTTCCTCGGCGCGGTGGACGCGGTGGTCGGCGAGCTGGTCGGCAAGAACCTCATCGCCGCGCTCCGAGAAGCGCTGTCCAATGCCTTCCGGCACGCCGAGGCCTCGCGCATCGAGGTGGTGCTCGACGCCGCGGCCACGCTGGCGGACGGGCGGCCCGCGGTCCGGCTGGAGGTCGCGGACGACGGTGTCGGCATTCCGGAGGGCGGCCGGCGCAGCGGGCTGCGCAACCTGCGGCGGCGCGCCGAGTCCCTGGGCGGCGCCAGCTGGTACGGCCCCGGGCTCGGCGAGGACGGCGGCGGCACCACCCTGGTCTGGGAGGCGCCGCTCTAG
- a CDS encoding LLM class flavin-dependent oxidoreductase produces MSNSLRLSTVILPVDRWHEGGRATWQRAEELGFHAAYTYDHLSWRTFRDGPWFGAIPTLTAAATATSRMRLGTLVTSPNFRHPVTLAKDLMSLDDVSGGRITLGIGAGGNGFDATALGQEAWTPRERADRFAEFVPLLDRLLTEGAVTQQGTFYSADEARNLPGCVQRPRLPFAVAANGPRGLKLAARYGQGWVTTGDPKLFDEGTPEQSVAAIQGQLEKLGKACAELGRDAAELDKLLLTGFTPDRGRPLESVDAFVDFAGRHVELGITEIVIHWPIADSEYAADQQVFEKIATEALAQLGQ; encoded by the coding sequence ATGAGCAACTCCTTGCGCCTGAGCACCGTGATCCTTCCCGTCGACCGCTGGCACGAGGGAGGTCGCGCCACCTGGCAGCGCGCCGAGGAGCTGGGATTCCACGCCGCGTACACCTACGACCACCTGTCCTGGCGCACGTTCCGCGACGGGCCGTGGTTCGGCGCGATCCCCACCCTGACCGCCGCCGCGACGGCCACCAGCCGCATGCGCCTGGGCACCCTCGTCACCTCCCCGAACTTCCGGCACCCCGTGACCCTCGCCAAGGACCTGATGTCGCTGGACGACGTCTCCGGCGGCCGGATCACCCTCGGCATCGGCGCCGGCGGCAACGGCTTCGACGCCACCGCCCTCGGCCAGGAAGCCTGGACCCCGCGGGAGCGCGCCGACCGCTTCGCCGAGTTCGTCCCGCTGCTCGACCGGCTGCTCACCGAGGGCGCCGTGACCCAGCAGGGCACCTTCTACTCGGCCGACGAAGCCCGCAACCTGCCGGGCTGCGTGCAGCGCCCCCGGCTGCCCTTCGCCGTGGCGGCCAACGGCCCGCGCGGGCTGAAGCTCGCCGCCCGGTACGGCCAGGGCTGGGTCACCACCGGCGACCCGAAGCTCTTCGACGAGGGCACCCCCGAGCAGTCCGTGGCAGCCATCCAGGGCCAGCTGGAGAAGCTCGGCAAGGCCTGCGCGGAGCTGGGCCGCGACGCCGCCGAACTGGACAAGCTCCTCCTCACCGGCTTCACCCCCGACCGCGGGCGCCCCCTGGAGTCCGTCGACGCCTTCGTGGACTTCGCCGGCCGGCACGTCGAGCTCGGCATCACCGAGATCGTGATCCACTGGCCGATCGCCGACTCGGAGTACGCCGCCGACCAGCAGGTGTTCGAGAAGATCGCGACCGAAGCGCTGGCGCAGCTCGGACAGTAA
- the cydD gene encoding thiol reductant ABC exporter subunit CydD, with amino-acid sequence MKPIDPRLLRYARSTRRFLAAVVALGLVGAGLVVGQAMLLAEIVVGAFQEGLDQGGLRTPLLLLAAVAVGRALVSWLTELAAHRAAAAVKSELRGRLLARASDLGPGWLSGQRTGSLVALATRGVDALDDYFARYLPQLGLAVVVPVAVLARIVTEDWVSAAIIVVTLPLIPLFMVLIGWATQSRMDRQWRLLSRLSGHFLDVVAGLPTLKVFGRAKAQAESIRTITADYRRATLRTLRIAFLSSFALELLATLSVALVAVTIGMRLVHGELDLYTGLVILILAPEAYLPLRQVGAQYHAAAEGLAAAEEIFEVLETPDAVVAGTRPLPDGPLRITVEELSVRYPGRAADALAPVSLTLEPGECVALTGPSGVGKSTLLQVLLGFVPATAGRVLVGGADLAELSPQAWRERIAWVPQRPCLFAGSIAENVRLARPDASDEAVAAALRDAGATEFVAALPKGAQTLLGEGGVGLSAGQRQRLALARAFLADRPVLLLDEPTAGLDGETEAGIVDAVRRLAVGRTVLLVVHRPALLAVADRMLSLAPAETPAAEAGSSVGSGADTGVRAGAAVVVLPDAGPGSGAGGPVGDGDVVGLRDGADTGAADGPPGAAAPGVGAAGSGVLARVRAAAGPRRGRFLLALLLGALAVGSSVGLMAVSGWLISRASQQPPVLHLMVAVTATRAFGIGRAVFRYGERLVSHDAVLRMLADLRVSVYRRLERIAPAGLRHTRRGDLLSRLVADVDALQDYWLRWLLPAGTGLLVSVGAVGFTAWLLPEAGAVLAAGLLLAGIGVPALTAFVARQAERRLAPARGELATRTADLLAGTAELTVAGALGDRRDRAGEADRVLTRIASRGAAATGLGSGLSALVCGLTVVFAAVVGVAAVADGRLGGVSLAVVVLTPLAAFEAVAGLPIAVQYRQRVKRSAERVYEVLDAPLPVAEPQTPAPVPAGPFPLRLQDVTARHPGQERPALDGVGLTLEAGRRIAVVGPSGSGKTTLAQVLLRFLDPAAGSYRLGGTEAAALDGDDVRRFVGLCAQDAHLFDSSVRENLRLARPGASEPELRAALASARLLDWADALPDGLDTLVGEHGERISGGQRQRLALARALLADFPVLVLDEPAEHLDLATADALTADLLAATEGRTTVLITHRMAGLEAVDEVVVLDAGRIVQRGPYEDLAAAEGPLRRMLAREREAVVPVA; translated from the coding sequence GTGAAACCGATCGACCCGCGCCTGCTCCGGTACGCCCGCTCCACCCGCCGCTTCCTCGCGGCGGTGGTGGCACTCGGCCTCGTCGGGGCAGGGCTGGTCGTCGGCCAGGCCATGCTCCTCGCGGAGATCGTGGTCGGTGCCTTCCAAGAGGGCCTGGACCAGGGCGGTCTGCGGACGCCGCTGCTCCTGCTCGCGGCGGTGGCGGTCGGGCGGGCACTGGTCTCCTGGCTCACGGAACTCGCCGCGCACCGGGCCGCCGCGGCCGTGAAGTCGGAGCTGCGGGGCCGGCTGCTGGCCCGCGCGAGCGACCTCGGCCCGGGATGGCTGAGCGGGCAGCGGACCGGATCGCTGGTCGCCCTGGCCACGCGCGGAGTGGACGCGCTCGACGACTACTTCGCGCGGTACCTCCCCCAGCTGGGGCTGGCGGTGGTCGTCCCGGTGGCCGTGCTGGCCCGGATCGTCACCGAGGACTGGGTGTCGGCGGCCATCATCGTGGTCACGCTGCCGCTGATCCCGCTGTTCATGGTCCTCATCGGCTGGGCCACCCAGAGCCGGATGGACCGCCAGTGGCGGCTGCTGTCCCGGCTGTCGGGCCACTTCCTCGACGTGGTGGCCGGGCTGCCCACCCTGAAGGTGTTCGGCCGTGCCAAGGCCCAGGCCGAGTCGATCCGCACGATCACCGCCGACTACCGGCGGGCCACGCTGCGGACACTGCGCATCGCGTTCCTGTCCTCCTTCGCCCTGGAGCTGCTCGCCACGCTCTCGGTGGCCCTGGTGGCCGTGACGATCGGCATGCGGCTGGTCCACGGCGAACTCGACCTGTACACCGGCCTGGTCATCCTGATCCTCGCCCCCGAGGCGTACCTGCCGCTGCGGCAGGTCGGGGCGCAGTACCACGCGGCCGCGGAAGGGCTGGCGGCCGCAGAGGAGATCTTCGAGGTCCTGGAGACACCGGACGCGGTCGTGGCGGGGACCCGGCCGCTGCCGGACGGCCCGCTGCGGATCACCGTGGAGGAGCTGTCCGTCCGCTACCCGGGACGGGCGGCGGATGCGCTGGCACCCGTCTCGCTGACGCTGGAGCCCGGTGAGTGCGTGGCCCTGACCGGGCCGAGCGGGGTGGGCAAGTCCACGCTGCTCCAAGTGCTCCTGGGCTTCGTACCGGCGACGGCCGGCCGTGTGCTCGTGGGGGGCGCCGACCTGGCCGAGCTGTCGCCGCAGGCCTGGCGGGAGCGGATCGCGTGGGTGCCGCAGCGGCCCTGCCTGTTCGCCGGGAGCATCGCGGAGAACGTACGGCTGGCCCGGCCCGACGCGTCGGACGAGGCGGTGGCGGCGGCCCTGCGGGACGCGGGCGCCACGGAGTTCGTCGCGGCGCTGCCGAAGGGCGCGCAGACCCTGCTCGGTGAGGGCGGTGTCGGGCTGTCCGCCGGTCAGCGACAACGGCTCGCGCTGGCCCGGGCATTCCTGGCGGACCGGCCCGTGCTGCTGCTGGACGAGCCCACAGCCGGGCTCGACGGCGAGACCGAGGCGGGGATCGTGGACGCGGTCCGGCGGCTGGCGGTGGGCCGCACCGTGCTGTTGGTCGTGCACCGGCCGGCCCTGCTGGCGGTGGCGGACCGGATGCTGTCGCTGGCTCCGGCCGAGACCCCGGCTGCCGAAGCGGGATCCAGCGTCGGTTCGGGCGCGGACACCGGCGTGCGTGCGGGTGCGGCTGTGGTTGTGCTGCCGGACGCCGGACCGGGCTCCGGTGCCGGTGGCCCCGTCGGCGACGGGGATGTCGTCGGGCTTCGTGACGGGGCGGACACCGGGGCGGCGGACGGCCCGCCGGGCGCGGCGGCCCCCGGTGTCGGCGCGGCCGGCTCCGGCGTGCTGGCCCGGGTGCGCGCCGCCGCGGGCCCGCGCAGGGGCCGGTTCCTCCTGGCGCTGCTGCTCGGAGCCCTTGCCGTCGGCAGCAGCGTCGGCCTGATGGCCGTCTCCGGCTGGCTGATCTCGCGGGCCTCCCAGCAGCCGCCCGTCCTCCATCTGATGGTGGCCGTCACGGCCACCCGCGCCTTCGGCATCGGCCGGGCGGTCTTCCGCTACGGCGAGCGGCTCGTGTCGCACGACGCCGTCCTGCGGATGCTGGCCGACCTGAGGGTCTCCGTCTACCGGCGGCTGGAGCGGATCGCCCCGGCCGGACTGCGCCACACCCGGCGCGGGGACCTGCTGTCCCGGCTCGTCGCCGATGTGGACGCCCTACAGGACTACTGGCTGCGCTGGCTGCTGCCCGCCGGCACCGGCCTCCTGGTGTCGGTAGGCGCCGTCGGCTTCACCGCCTGGCTGCTGCCCGAGGCCGGCGCGGTCCTCGCGGCGGGCCTGCTCCTCGCCGGGATCGGCGTACCCGCGCTGACCGCGTTCGTTGCCCGGCAGGCCGAGCGCCGGCTGGCGCCCGCCCGCGGCGAGCTGGCCACCCGTACGGCCGATCTGCTCGCCGGCACCGCGGAACTCACCGTCGCCGGAGCGCTCGGCGACCGGCGGGACCGGGCCGGGGAAGCGGACCGGGTGCTCACCCGGATCGCGTCGCGCGGCGCCGCCGCCACCGGGCTGGGCAGCGGCCTGTCCGCCCTCGTCTGCGGGCTGACGGTGGTGTTCGCGGCCGTGGTCGGGGTCGCCGCCGTGGCCGACGGCCGGCTCGGCGGGGTGTCCCTCGCGGTCGTGGTGCTGACCCCGTTGGCCGCCTTCGAAGCCGTGGCCGGCCTGCCGATCGCCGTCCAGTACCGCCAGCGGGTCAAGCGCAGCGCCGAGCGGGTGTACGAGGTACTCGACGCGCCGCTGCCCGTGGCCGAACCACAGACCCCCGCGCCCGTGCCCGCCGGCCCCTTCCCGCTGCGGCTCCAGGACGTCACGGCCCGCCACCCCGGCCAGGAGCGCCCGGCCCTCGACGGCGTCGGCCTCACCCTCGAAGCGGGCCGCCGGATCGCGGTGGTCGGCCCCTCCGGGTCGGGGAAGACCACGCTCGCCCAGGTGCTGCTGCGCTTCCTCGACCCGGCGGCCGGCTCGTACCGGCTGGGCGGCACCGAGGCGGCCGCGCTCGACGGCGACGACGTACGGCGCTTCGTCGGCCTGTGCGCCCAGGACGCGCACCTCTTCGACAGCTCGGTACGGGAGAACCTGCGCCTGGCCCGCCCGGGAGCGAGCGAGCCGGAGCTGCGTGCCGCGCTCGCTTCGGCCCGGCTGCTGGACTGGGCCGACGCCCTGCCCGATGGGCTGGACACCCTGGTCGGGGAACACGGCGAGCGGATCTCCGGCGGTCAGCGCCAACGCCTGGCACTGGCCCGGGCGCTGCTGGCGGACTTCCCGGTGCTGGTCCTGGACGAGCCCGCCGAGCACCTGGACCTGGCGACGGCGGACGCGCTCACCGCCGATCTGCTCGCCGCCACCGAGGGACGGACCACCGTGCTGATCACCCACCGGATGGCGGGTCTGGAAGCGGTGGACGAGGTGGTCGTCCTGGACGCCGGCCGCATCGTGCAGCGCGGGCCGTACGAGGACCTGGCGGCGGCCGAGGGTCCGCTGCGGCGGATGCTGGCACGGGAACGCGAGGCCGTCGTGCCGGTGGCGTGA